One window of Dermacentor andersoni chromosome 7, qqDerAnde1_hic_scaffold, whole genome shotgun sequence genomic DNA carries:
- the LOC126534325 gene encoding BTB/POZ domain-containing protein 6-like, whose amino-acid sequence MAYCESCRAKLPEAKDSEIQHPFSVESFLDSGEFTDFEFRVKPEDHPDIPERRFRVHKLFLAMRNEVFHAMFFGDLAEKSEVVITDVHPDGFDLLLRYLYSGKPKMKSIDDALHARFAAKKYLVQGLVDACGLYIEKNLKAERLCSFIDYFMQSREPEIDAIAETLLTSSKAPDILTSKEFNVALEETIRYIVERIRKVSEDSVTNAVFGWAQEQCVKSLESESPLEVKAIMRTFFPKLRFLTMTAEEFVVGPGSWGLLEDAENLALLRNIVKSGSQPLPEGFCNVTDDRF is encoded by the exons TTCAGCGTCGAGAGTTTTCTGGACAGCGGTGAGTTCACAGATTTCGAGTTCCGGGTGAAGCCGGAGGACCATCCCGACATCCCCGAGCGGAGATTCCGTGTACACAAACTGTTCCTGGCCATGAGAAATGAAGTGTTTCATGCCATGTTTTTCGGAGACCTTGCCGAGAAAAGCGAGGTGGTTATCACGGATGTCCACCCAGACGGCTTCGACTTGCTGCTCAG GTACCTGTATTCCGGCAAGCCTAAGATGAAGAGCATCGACGACGCGCTGCACGCAAGGTTCGCCGCCAAGAAGTACCTGGTTCAGGGATTAGTAGACGCTTGCGGCCTCTATATTGAGAAAAACCTCAAAGCTGAGCGGCTGTGCTCGTTCATCGACTACTTCATGCAAAGCCGCGAGCCAGAAATTGACGCTATTGCGGAGACGCTCCTGACGTCATCTAAAGCCCCGGACATCCTCACCTCGAAGGAATTCAACGTCGCCCTTGAGGAAACCATTCGATACATCGTGGAGAGGATCAGAAAGGTTTCCGAGGACAGCGTGACCAACGCCGTGTTCGGCTGGGCCCAGGAACAGTGCGTCAAGAGCCTGGAGTCGGAGAGTCCGCTAGAAGTGAAGGCGATTATGCGCACTTTTTTTCCCAAGTTGCGATTCTTGACCATGACAGCTGAAGAGTTTGTGGTAGGACCGGGTTCCTGGGGTCTGCTGGAAGATGCCGAGAACCTCGCATTACTGCGCAATATCGTAAAGAGTGGATCCCAGCCGCTACCCGAAGGATTCTGCAACGTCACTGACGATCGCTTCTAA